The following proteins are encoded in a genomic region of Limanda limanda chromosome 22, fLimLim1.1, whole genome shotgun sequence:
- the myadma gene encoding myeloid-associated differentiation marker homolog produces MPLLVFPTSQLLWVRLAALLFTCVAFSAAAHAGSLPHGGMADWCIFCWAFSFSCTLLVLLVHQFGLQSRIPVSWSNFPITIACYAALLCLSASVIFPLFFLRGQTAPSEARDHRIVSTVFSCLAAVAYMGEVSLTKARPGETAGYMATAPGLLKVTQTFVACIIFILVSDPPSYDQHPALKWCMAVYCICFILSMAVVVLCVGECTGWLPIPFSKFLSGYGLLAVIMYLTATIIWPVFQFDKQYQGRSSEASKLIAASVLTGVNFLLYLADLAYTARLVFVSG; encoded by the coding sequence ATGCCACTACTCGTCTTCCCCACCTCCCAGCTGCTGTGGGTGCGCCTGGCCGCCCTGCTCTTCACCTGCGTGGCGTTCAGTGCGGCAGCGCACGCCGGCTCGCTGCCGCACGGAGGCATGGCCGACTGGTGCATCTTCTGCTGGGCGTTCAGCTTCTCCTGCacgctgctggtgctgctggtgcacCAGTTTGGCCTCCAGTCAAGAATCCCAGTCTCCTGGTCCAACTTCCCCATCACTATCGCCTGCTACGCCGCCCTGCTGTGCCTCTCAGCCTCGGTCATCTTCCCGCTCTTCTTCCTCCGGGGCCAGACGGCGCCCAGCGAGGCCCGTGACCATCGCATCGTCTCCACGGTCTTCTCCTGCCTGGCAGCGGTGGCCTACATGGGGGAGGTGAGCCTAACCAAAGCCAGGCCGGGAGAGACGGCGGGTTACATGGCCACGGCGCCGGGCCTGCTGAAGGTGACACAGACCTTCGTGGCCTGTATCATCTTCATCCTGGTCAGCGACCCTCCGTCGTACGACCAGCACCCGGCGCTCAAGTGGTGCATGGCCGTGTACTGCATCTGCTTCATCCTCTCCATGGCTGTGGTGGTGCTGTGCGTGGGCGAGTGCACCGGCTGGCTCCCCATCCCCTTCTCCAAGTTCCTGTCGGGGTACGGGCTCTTGGCGGTGATCATGTACCTGACCGCCACCATCATCTGGCCCGTGTTCCAGTTCGACAAACAGTATCAGGGCCGGAGCAGCGAGGCGTCCAAGCTGATCGCGGCTTCGGTGCTCACGGGCGTCAACTTCCTGCTTTACCTCGCTGACCTGGCCTACACCGCCAGACTAGTGTTTGTGAGCGGCTGA
- the LOC132995937 gene encoding uncharacterized protein LOC132995937 isoform X2 has translation MGDVNQFPVFFEVPGPLLRDQRRALEKHFSLRRLSGGAACGPPTRVRDEVFSVAFTSQTDQQRVLQRSEHVVEFADGTRWVLVVRGSLESSSAPPVAACSPSPGSTSPVQKSLQSIPASIPPPSGEECELRPDTYLLRYLKECPQAWKELETELASMDCSAQLCPEEGRLTVRRSAQPGAGAESRSLKAEVDKLLQGYSCHFEFDLLKVKALLRSRQAADDVREYPESGMVVVVGKHSQVNARLMDIEELMFQRRSGEKQTSIRRMGEAKLRLLWREIEEGLGKRFPGVQVTRRDAGQVALEGSLKDVVEAGEWISGRENLVLERRVSNMSPHLLAFLRKAYGGPGALQDFLGVGDEVEIELRDIELCFFSLSPDKLDDPANKMQEKFKELKIDLPNSSAVPSELREKLTSKTSEMNQGQLRAQAVFYADSTVCLLGHTKEVEELNETVIQYILDQSSSQPREVRIQTDTAGGDMTRGATAGAPGDNVHVEAVQGTIETQQVDALVSPMVGPDPLSTLIGDILSNLVGSQSDLIPRFKNEGGEESMPGDAVLVEGVTGLPSKAIFFLNLVPWDDDEDGTAVQVLRLGINNILASCETRGFGSVALPVLGAGSALRFPHSVIARALLEEVHGFKQNRASRTPLLVRITIHPSDTEAPEVFKEFIEDTHQPDQATGPMRIVLLGKTGSGKSALANNLLGTEELFRTSSSSSSGTIQCQAETGAVHGRSMTLIDTPGLFDTDRSEEDLRSEITRCMVELAPGPHAFLIVLKVERFTEQEQATIIKILQYFSEDALKYAVIVFTHGKQLEEGQSIQEFVSQNRTLSNLVEMCGGRCHVFDNKAWNNNQKKDYRSNQFQAEELLDTIEKMVKGNKGGYYTNNALQGKK, from the exons ATGGGAGACGTGAACCAGTTCCCAGTTTTCTTTGAGGTCCCCGGTCCGCTGCTCCGGGACCAGAGGAGGGCGCTAGAGAAGCACTTCTCTCTGCGCCGCTTGTCCGGAGGGGCTGCCTGCGGACCCCCGACCCGCGTGCGCGATGAGGTCTTCAGTGTCGCGTTCACCAGTCAAACAG ATCAGCAACGTGTCCTGCAGAGATCTGAGCACGTGGTGGAGTTTGCAGATGGGACTCGTTGGGTGCTCGTTGTTCGAGGAAGCCTGGaatcctcctccgctcctcccgTCGCAGCCTGCAGTCCGAGTCCCGGTTCAACATCTCCGGTCCAAAAG AGTCTACAGTCTATTCCTGCCTCCATTCCGCCACCTAGTGGTGAAGAGTGTGAACTACGACCTGATACCTACCTCCTTCGTTATCTGAAGGAATGTCCACAGGCATGGAAGGAGCTGGAGACGGAACTTGCCTCTATGGACTGCAGTGCTCAGCTGTGTCCAGAAGAGGGCAGGCTTACAGTCAGGAGATCAGCTCAACCTGGTGCTGGAGCTGAAAGTAGAAGTTTGAAAGCTGAGGTAGACAAACTCTTACAGGGCTACAGCTGCCACTTTGAGTTTGACCTTCTCAAGGTCAAAGCTTTGCTTAGGTCTCGTCAGGCTGCAGATGATGTGAGGGAGTACCCTGAAAGcgggatggtggttgtggttggaAAACATTCACAGGTAAATGCCAGATTGATGGATATTGAGGAATTGATGTTTCAACGTCGATCTGGTGAGAAGCAAACCAGCATCCGTCGAATGGGTGAGGCTAAACTCCGCCTCCTCTGGAGAGAGATTGAGGAGGGTTTGGGAAAACGTTTTCCAGGAGTTCAGGTCACACGGAGAGATGCAGGTCAGGTAGCTCTAGAAGGTTCTTTGAAGGATGTTGTTGAGGCTGGAGAGTGGATCTCTGGTAGAGAGAACCTGGTGTTAGAAAGGAGAGTTTCTAACATGAGCCCACATCTTCTGGCCTTCTTAAGGAAGGCTTATGGAGGTCCAGGGGCACTGCAGGACTTTCTAGGGGTTGGTGACGAGGTGGAAATAGAGTTACGAGACATAGAGCTttgtttcttctccctctcacctGATAAACTGGACGACCCAGCAAATAAAATGCAAGAAAAGTTCAAGGAACTCAAGATTGACCTTCCTAATAGCTCAGCTGTTCCATCTGAACTTCGGGAAAAGCTCACGTCCAAAACATCTGAGATGAACCAAGGGCAGCTAAGAGCTCAGGCAGTGTTTTATGCAGACAGCACAGTGTGCCTGCTAGGTCACACCAAAGAAGTTGAGGAGTTGAATGAAACTGTCATTCAGTATATTTTGGACCAGTCGAGCAGTCAACCTCGTGAAGTGAGGATCCAGACAGACACTGCAGGAGGAGACATGACAAGAGGAGCCACTGCTGGAGCTCCTGGAGACAATGTCCATGTGGAGGCTGTCCAGGGAACCATCGAGACCCAGCAG GTGGATGCCCTGGTGTCTCCCATGGTTGGACCCGATCCTCTCTCTACACTTATTGGGGACATTTTGTCCAACCTAGTCGGATCCCAGTCTGATTTGATTCCTCGGTTTAAaaatgaaggaggagaagaatcaATGCCCGGCGATGCGGTTCTGGTGGAGGGTGTCACTGGACTTCCATCTAAAGCAATCTTCTTCCTCAACCTCGTTCCCTGGGACGATGACGAAGATGGAACTGCAGTCCAG GTTCTGAGACTGGGCATTAACAACATCCTGGCTTCCTGTGAGACCAGGGGGTTTGGATCTGTGGCTCTCCCTGTGCTCGGGGCGGGTTCGGCCTTGCGTTTTCCTCACAGCGTGATTGCCAGGGCTCTACTGGAGGAGGTCCATGGATTCAAACAGAACCGAGCCAGTAGAACGCCGCTCCTGGTCCGAATCACCATCCACCCCTCTGACACGGAGGCTCCTGAG GTCTTCAAAGAATTCATCGAGGATACTCATCAACCAGACCAAG CGACGGGTCCGATGAGGATCGTCTTGCTGGGAAAAACTGGATCTGGGAAAAGCGCCCTCGCTAACAACCTGTTAGGAACAGAGGAGTTGTTCAGaacaagctcctcctccagctccggaACAATTCAATGTCAAGCGGAAACCGGAGCAGTGCATGGAAGAAGCATGACTCTGATCGACACTCCTGGTTTGTTTGATACAGACCGGTCTGAGGAGGACCTGAGATCTGAGATCACCAGGTGTATGGTGGAGCTGGCCCCGGGGCCTCATGCTTTTCTCATTGTGCTTAAAGTGGAAAGATTCACTGAGCAGGAACAGGCCACCATCATTAAAATACTTCAGTATTTCTCTGAAGATGCTCTGAAATATGCCGTAATCGTCTTCACTCACGGTAAGCAGCTTGAGGAAGGGCAGAGCATTCAGGAGTTTGTCAGTCAGAACAGGACTCTGAGTAATCTGGTGGAGATGTGCGGTGGCCGGTGCCACGTCTTCGATAACAAAGCCTGGAATAACAACCAGAAGAAGGACTACAGGAGCAACCAGTTCCAGGCAGAAGAGCTTCTGGACACAATAGAGAAGATGGTGAAGGGAAATAAAGGGGGCTACTACACCAACAACGCACTGCaagga AAGAAGTAA
- the LOC132995937 gene encoding uncharacterized protein LOC132995937 isoform X1 — MGDVNQFPVFFEVPGPLLRDQRRALEKHFSLRRLSGGAACGPPTRVRDEVFSVAFTSQTDQQRVLQRSEHVVEFADGTRWVLVVRGSLESSSAPPVAACSPSPGSTSPVQKSLQSIPASIPPPSGEECELRPDTYLLRYLKECPQAWKELETELASMDCSAQLCPEEGRLTVRRSAQPGAGAESRSLKAEVDKLLQGYSCHFEFDLLKVKALLRSRQAADDVREYPESGMVVVVGKHSQVNARLMDIEELMFQRRSGEKQTSIRRMGEAKLRLLWREIEEGLGKRFPGVQVTRRDAGQVALEGSLKDVVEAGEWISGRENLVLERRVSNMSPHLLAFLRKAYGGPGALQDFLGVGDEVEIELRDIELCFFSLSPDKLDDPANKMQEKFKELKIDLPNSSAVPSELREKLTSKTSEMNQGQLRAQAVFYADSTVCLLGHTKEVEELNETVIQYILDQSSSQPREVRIQTDTAGGDMTRGATAGAPGDNVHVEAVQGTIETQQVDALVSPMVGPDPLSTLIGDILSNLVGSQSDLIPRFKNEGGEESMPGDAVLVEGVTGLPSKAIFFLNLVPWDDDEDGTAVQVLRLGINNILASCETRGFGSVALPVLGAGSALRFPHSVIARALLEEVHGFKQNRASRTPLLVRITIHPSDTEAPEVFKEFIEDTHQPDQATGPMRIVLLGKTGSGKSALANNLLGTEELFRTSSSSSSGTIQCQAETGAVHGRSMTLIDTPGLFDTDRSEEDLRSEITRCMVELAPGPHAFLIVLKVERFTEQEQATIIKILQYFSEDALKYAVIVFTHGKQLEEGQSIQEFVSQNRTLSNLVEMCGGRCHVFDNKAWNNNQKKDYRSNQFQAEELLDTIEKMVKGNKGGYYTNNALQGVSEEIKMEEQRLQLSSVNTSQAEIRQRAKTIVHERLLIELTGIVTGALLGALCGALFMIKAAIPLMRDCSNLYKQISGTTVATAAGGQVLGVAAIAWVSVGGVVGGAAGGAVGYEAVKGANTAQDAAKMAFSAVLARNKDLKLK; from the exons ATGGGAGACGTGAACCAGTTCCCAGTTTTCTTTGAGGTCCCCGGTCCGCTGCTCCGGGACCAGAGGAGGGCGCTAGAGAAGCACTTCTCTCTGCGCCGCTTGTCCGGAGGGGCTGCCTGCGGACCCCCGACCCGCGTGCGCGATGAGGTCTTCAGTGTCGCGTTCACCAGTCAAACAG ATCAGCAACGTGTCCTGCAGAGATCTGAGCACGTGGTGGAGTTTGCAGATGGGACTCGTTGGGTGCTCGTTGTTCGAGGAAGCCTGGaatcctcctccgctcctcccgTCGCAGCCTGCAGTCCGAGTCCCGGTTCAACATCTCCGGTCCAAAAG AGTCTACAGTCTATTCCTGCCTCCATTCCGCCACCTAGTGGTGAAGAGTGTGAACTACGACCTGATACCTACCTCCTTCGTTATCTGAAGGAATGTCCACAGGCATGGAAGGAGCTGGAGACGGAACTTGCCTCTATGGACTGCAGTGCTCAGCTGTGTCCAGAAGAGGGCAGGCTTACAGTCAGGAGATCAGCTCAACCTGGTGCTGGAGCTGAAAGTAGAAGTTTGAAAGCTGAGGTAGACAAACTCTTACAGGGCTACAGCTGCCACTTTGAGTTTGACCTTCTCAAGGTCAAAGCTTTGCTTAGGTCTCGTCAGGCTGCAGATGATGTGAGGGAGTACCCTGAAAGcgggatggtggttgtggttggaAAACATTCACAGGTAAATGCCAGATTGATGGATATTGAGGAATTGATGTTTCAACGTCGATCTGGTGAGAAGCAAACCAGCATCCGTCGAATGGGTGAGGCTAAACTCCGCCTCCTCTGGAGAGAGATTGAGGAGGGTTTGGGAAAACGTTTTCCAGGAGTTCAGGTCACACGGAGAGATGCAGGTCAGGTAGCTCTAGAAGGTTCTTTGAAGGATGTTGTTGAGGCTGGAGAGTGGATCTCTGGTAGAGAGAACCTGGTGTTAGAAAGGAGAGTTTCTAACATGAGCCCACATCTTCTGGCCTTCTTAAGGAAGGCTTATGGAGGTCCAGGGGCACTGCAGGACTTTCTAGGGGTTGGTGACGAGGTGGAAATAGAGTTACGAGACATAGAGCTttgtttcttctccctctcacctGATAAACTGGACGACCCAGCAAATAAAATGCAAGAAAAGTTCAAGGAACTCAAGATTGACCTTCCTAATAGCTCAGCTGTTCCATCTGAACTTCGGGAAAAGCTCACGTCCAAAACATCTGAGATGAACCAAGGGCAGCTAAGAGCTCAGGCAGTGTTTTATGCAGACAGCACAGTGTGCCTGCTAGGTCACACCAAAGAAGTTGAGGAGTTGAATGAAACTGTCATTCAGTATATTTTGGACCAGTCGAGCAGTCAACCTCGTGAAGTGAGGATCCAGACAGACACTGCAGGAGGAGACATGACAAGAGGAGCCACTGCTGGAGCTCCTGGAGACAATGTCCATGTGGAGGCTGTCCAGGGAACCATCGAGACCCAGCAG GTGGATGCCCTGGTGTCTCCCATGGTTGGACCCGATCCTCTCTCTACACTTATTGGGGACATTTTGTCCAACCTAGTCGGATCCCAGTCTGATTTGATTCCTCGGTTTAAaaatgaaggaggagaagaatcaATGCCCGGCGATGCGGTTCTGGTGGAGGGTGTCACTGGACTTCCATCTAAAGCAATCTTCTTCCTCAACCTCGTTCCCTGGGACGATGACGAAGATGGAACTGCAGTCCAG GTTCTGAGACTGGGCATTAACAACATCCTGGCTTCCTGTGAGACCAGGGGGTTTGGATCTGTGGCTCTCCCTGTGCTCGGGGCGGGTTCGGCCTTGCGTTTTCCTCACAGCGTGATTGCCAGGGCTCTACTGGAGGAGGTCCATGGATTCAAACAGAACCGAGCCAGTAGAACGCCGCTCCTGGTCCGAATCACCATCCACCCCTCTGACACGGAGGCTCCTGAG GTCTTCAAAGAATTCATCGAGGATACTCATCAACCAGACCAAG CGACGGGTCCGATGAGGATCGTCTTGCTGGGAAAAACTGGATCTGGGAAAAGCGCCCTCGCTAACAACCTGTTAGGAACAGAGGAGTTGTTCAGaacaagctcctcctccagctccggaACAATTCAATGTCAAGCGGAAACCGGAGCAGTGCATGGAAGAAGCATGACTCTGATCGACACTCCTGGTTTGTTTGATACAGACCGGTCTGAGGAGGACCTGAGATCTGAGATCACCAGGTGTATGGTGGAGCTGGCCCCGGGGCCTCATGCTTTTCTCATTGTGCTTAAAGTGGAAAGATTCACTGAGCAGGAACAGGCCACCATCATTAAAATACTTCAGTATTTCTCTGAAGATGCTCTGAAATATGCCGTAATCGTCTTCACTCACGGTAAGCAGCTTGAGGAAGGGCAGAGCATTCAGGAGTTTGTCAGTCAGAACAGGACTCTGAGTAATCTGGTGGAGATGTGCGGTGGCCGGTGCCACGTCTTCGATAACAAAGCCTGGAATAACAACCAGAAGAAGGACTACAGGAGCAACCAGTTCCAGGCAGAAGAGCTTCTGGACACAATAGAGAAGATGGTGAAGGGAAATAAAGGGGGCTACTACACCAACAACGCACTGCaaggagtgagtgaggagatAAAGATGGAGGAGCAGCGTTTACAGCTGTCGTCAGTAAACACATCGCAGGCCGAGATCCGACAGAGGGCGAAAACCATTGTGCATGAAAGGCTTCTGATCGAACTCACAGGAATCGTGACAGGAGCGCTATTAGGAGCTTTATGTGGTGCATTATTCATGATTAAAGCAGCTATCCCATTAATGAGGGACTGTTCAAACTTATATAAACAAATTTCAGGTACGACAGTcgcaacagcagcaggaggtcaagTGCTGGGCGTCGCTGCTATAGCCTGGGTGTCAGTGGGAGGAGTAgtaggaggagcagcaggaggagctgttGGATACGAGGCAGTGAAGGGAGCTAATACAGCACAGGATGCAGCAAAGATGGCATTTAGCGCCGTCTTAGCCAGaaacaaagatttaaaattGAAATAA
- the LOC132995937 gene encoding uncharacterized protein LOC132995937 isoform X3, whose translation MDCSAQLCPEEGRLTVRRSAQPGAGAESRSLKAEVDKLLQGYSCHFEFDLLKVKALLRSRQAADDVREYPESGMVVVVGKHSQVNARLMDIEELMFQRRSGEKQTSIRRMGEAKLRLLWREIEEGLGKRFPGVQVTRRDAGQVALEGSLKDVVEAGEWISGRENLVLERRVSNMSPHLLAFLRKAYGGPGALQDFLGVGDEVEIELRDIELCFFSLSPDKLDDPANKMQEKFKELKIDLPNSSAVPSELREKLTSKTSEMNQGQLRAQAVFYADSTVCLLGHTKEVEELNETVIQYILDQSSSQPREVRIQTDTAGGDMTRGATAGAPGDNVHVEAVQGTIETQQVDALVSPMVGPDPLSTLIGDILSNLVGSQSDLIPRFKNEGGEESMPGDAVLVEGVTGLPSKAIFFLNLVPWDDDEDGTAVQVLRLGINNILASCETRGFGSVALPVLGAGSALRFPHSVIARALLEEVHGFKQNRASRTPLLVRITIHPSDTEAPEVFKEFIEDTHQPDQATGPMRIVLLGKTGSGKSALANNLLGTEELFRTSSSSSSGTIQCQAETGAVHGRSMTLIDTPGLFDTDRSEEDLRSEITRCMVELAPGPHAFLIVLKVERFTEQEQATIIKILQYFSEDALKYAVIVFTHGKQLEEGQSIQEFVSQNRTLSNLVEMCGGRCHVFDNKAWNNNQKKDYRSNQFQAEELLDTIEKMVKGNKGGYYTNNALQGVSEEIKMEEQRLQLSSVNTSQAEIRQRAKTIVHERLLIELTGIVTGALLGALCGALFMIKAAIPLMRDCSNLYKQISGTTVATAAGGQVLGVAAIAWVSVGGVVGGAAGGAVGYEAVKGANTAQDAAKMAFSAVLARNKDLKLK comes from the exons ATGGACTGCAGTGCTCAGCTGTGTCCAGAAGAGGGCAGGCTTACAGTCAGGAGATCAGCTCAACCTGGTGCTGGAGCTGAAAGTAGAAGTTTGAAAGCTGAGGTAGACAAACTCTTACAGGGCTACAGCTGCCACTTTGAGTTTGACCTTCTCAAGGTCAAAGCTTTGCTTAGGTCTCGTCAGGCTGCAGATGATGTGAGGGAGTACCCTGAAAGcgggatggtggttgtggttggaAAACATTCACAGGTAAATGCCAGATTGATGGATATTGAGGAATTGATGTTTCAACGTCGATCTGGTGAGAAGCAAACCAGCATCCGTCGAATGGGTGAGGCTAAACTCCGCCTCCTCTGGAGAGAGATTGAGGAGGGTTTGGGAAAACGTTTTCCAGGAGTTCAGGTCACACGGAGAGATGCAGGTCAGGTAGCTCTAGAAGGTTCTTTGAAGGATGTTGTTGAGGCTGGAGAGTGGATCTCTGGTAGAGAGAACCTGGTGTTAGAAAGGAGAGTTTCTAACATGAGCCCACATCTTCTGGCCTTCTTAAGGAAGGCTTATGGAGGTCCAGGGGCACTGCAGGACTTTCTAGGGGTTGGTGACGAGGTGGAAATAGAGTTACGAGACATAGAGCTttgtttcttctccctctcacctGATAAACTGGACGACCCAGCAAATAAAATGCAAGAAAAGTTCAAGGAACTCAAGATTGACCTTCCTAATAGCTCAGCTGTTCCATCTGAACTTCGGGAAAAGCTCACGTCCAAAACATCTGAGATGAACCAAGGGCAGCTAAGAGCTCAGGCAGTGTTTTATGCAGACAGCACAGTGTGCCTGCTAGGTCACACCAAAGAAGTTGAGGAGTTGAATGAAACTGTCATTCAGTATATTTTGGACCAGTCGAGCAGTCAACCTCGTGAAGTGAGGATCCAGACAGACACTGCAGGAGGAGACATGACAAGAGGAGCCACTGCTGGAGCTCCTGGAGACAATGTCCATGTGGAGGCTGTCCAGGGAACCATCGAGACCCAGCAG GTGGATGCCCTGGTGTCTCCCATGGTTGGACCCGATCCTCTCTCTACACTTATTGGGGACATTTTGTCCAACCTAGTCGGATCCCAGTCTGATTTGATTCCTCGGTTTAAaaatgaaggaggagaagaatcaATGCCCGGCGATGCGGTTCTGGTGGAGGGTGTCACTGGACTTCCATCTAAAGCAATCTTCTTCCTCAACCTCGTTCCCTGGGACGATGACGAAGATGGAACTGCAGTCCAG GTTCTGAGACTGGGCATTAACAACATCCTGGCTTCCTGTGAGACCAGGGGGTTTGGATCTGTGGCTCTCCCTGTGCTCGGGGCGGGTTCGGCCTTGCGTTTTCCTCACAGCGTGATTGCCAGGGCTCTACTGGAGGAGGTCCATGGATTCAAACAGAACCGAGCCAGTAGAACGCCGCTCCTGGTCCGAATCACCATCCACCCCTCTGACACGGAGGCTCCTGAG GTCTTCAAAGAATTCATCGAGGATACTCATCAACCAGACCAAG CGACGGGTCCGATGAGGATCGTCTTGCTGGGAAAAACTGGATCTGGGAAAAGCGCCCTCGCTAACAACCTGTTAGGAACAGAGGAGTTGTTCAGaacaagctcctcctccagctccggaACAATTCAATGTCAAGCGGAAACCGGAGCAGTGCATGGAAGAAGCATGACTCTGATCGACACTCCTGGTTTGTTTGATACAGACCGGTCTGAGGAGGACCTGAGATCTGAGATCACCAGGTGTATGGTGGAGCTGGCCCCGGGGCCTCATGCTTTTCTCATTGTGCTTAAAGTGGAAAGATTCACTGAGCAGGAACAGGCCACCATCATTAAAATACTTCAGTATTTCTCTGAAGATGCTCTGAAATATGCCGTAATCGTCTTCACTCACGGTAAGCAGCTTGAGGAAGGGCAGAGCATTCAGGAGTTTGTCAGTCAGAACAGGACTCTGAGTAATCTGGTGGAGATGTGCGGTGGCCGGTGCCACGTCTTCGATAACAAAGCCTGGAATAACAACCAGAAGAAGGACTACAGGAGCAACCAGTTCCAGGCAGAAGAGCTTCTGGACACAATAGAGAAGATGGTGAAGGGAAATAAAGGGGGCTACTACACCAACAACGCACTGCaaggagtgagtgaggagatAAAGATGGAGGAGCAGCGTTTACAGCTGTCGTCAGTAAACACATCGCAGGCCGAGATCCGACAGAGGGCGAAAACCATTGTGCATGAAAGGCTTCTGATCGAACTCACAGGAATCGTGACAGGAGCGCTATTAGGAGCTTTATGTGGTGCATTATTCATGATTAAAGCAGCTATCCCATTAATGAGGGACTGTTCAAACTTATATAAACAAATTTCAGGTACGACAGTcgcaacagcagcaggaggtcaagTGCTGGGCGTCGCTGCTATAGCCTGGGTGTCAGTGGGAGGAGTAgtaggaggagcagcaggaggagctgttGGATACGAGGCAGTGAAGGGAGCTAATACAGCACAGGATGCAGCAAAGATGGCATTTAGCGCCGTCTTAGCCAGaaacaaagatttaaaattGAAATAA